The genomic interval TACTTTTTCAGCGTCTCCGCCGCTTGCGGATCCCGACTGCGCAACTGCGCCAGGCCCATACCGCGATACGCCTCGGCGTTGGTCGCATCCTGCGCGATGGCATCGCGGTAGAACGAGACCGCCGACACCAGATCGCGCGGATGGCCGCGCGTGCGGTACAATTCGCCGCGGGCGAACAACAGCGACGCGGTCCAGCGATCCCGGGCCAACCCGGTCAGCAGATAATCCGTGCCCTCGAAGTCGTTGAGCCTGATCTGGTCGGCCAGCAATTGCGGATGCCACGCGGTCAGCGCCGTGCGATAGCGCTCGGCCGCGTCCGCGCCGGACTTGTTCATCCCATCGGCGATCTCGCGCAGATACGTCGCGCGTTCGAGGTCGGTCGGGTGCGTGGCGAAGAACGACACCTTGTCATACCGCCTGCTGCGCTGTCTGCGGCCGTGCGCCGTGGCATCGGCCTCGTCCATCAGGCGGCTCCAGATCTGCGAGAAGCATTGCGGATCGTACGGCGAGGTCCTGAGATAGGCCATCGACAGGCGATCGGCCTGCCGCTCCTGCTCGCGCGAATTGGAAAAGATCGAACGAACGGCACTCATCTGCACCGACCGCGCGGCCCGCGCCACTTGGTACGCCCCGCGCCCACCGACGGCGACCGCCCCCGACACCACGACACCGGCCCATTCGAAGATATCGGTCGCGGTGCGGCGCTGCTTGAAACCGTTCAGGGAGTGACGCAGTTCGAAATGCGCGAATTCGTGCCCCAGGATCGCCGCCAGCTCGGCTTCGCTACGCGCCCGCAGCAACAGGCCGGTATGCACCAGCATCATGCCGTTCGGCGCCATCGATGCGTTGAAGCTGGCATCGCGCAGGATGTAGACCCGTACCGTCCGGCATCGGTCCTCGCCCACCGTCCGGCACACGACATCGCGGACATATTGGACCAGTCCGGGGTCGTTGATGACGGCCTTGGAATCGCGCAGCGCGCGCTCGGCTTCGTCCATCTGCATCCACAGCCCGCGCTCGTCCACCCCCTGCGGCTCGTACGCCGCGGTATAGGTTGGCAGCGCCGGGATCGCGTCGCCCTTGGCGAACGCCGGTGGCGTCGCGGCTAGGCACGCCGCCATGCACCAACCGCCCAAGCGGCGCACCTACTTGGCCGCCGCGATGGCCGGTGCCGGCTTCGACGTACTGCCCGGAAAATCCTCCAGCAATTGCGCGATGCGCTTCTGCGCCCCTTCGGGCGTGCGCACGTCACCGCCCATCGCCCGGTCGGCGTTGAGCCAGACAAGATCGCCCGTGCGCAGATCGACCAGACCCGCATAGCCGGCATGTTCGCCGGATTTCACCGAAACATACGCCATCGCCGCGACGATCTGCAGGATCTTGCGCCCGGTCGATCCGTATTGATCTTCGTTGTGGATGAACAAGGCATAGTCCGCGCCCGTCCCCTTGCCGATCTCGGCCACCCCCGGCCCCATCGTCCAATCGAACACGCCCTTGCGCTTCTTGGTCGGCAGACGATTGCCGGGAAAGAATTGATAGCGGATCACCGAGTCCGCGAGGACGGAAAACAACGCGCGATAATCCGCCATCTTCTCCGCCGCCGCGCCGATCGGCTCTTCGGCAACGATCACTTCGTTACCCAGTCTGCCTTGAGCAACGGCCAGCGCCGCGCCGAGATTTTCCTTGGCCTGCGCGGTCCAATCGGCGTTTGGTTCGAACATCCGCCCGGTCGATTGCGCACCGACCTTGATCGTCGGGCGGATCAACAAGATCTTAGCGGACTGCTCCTTGAGGACGAAGCCTTCCTTGATGCCGGACTTTTCTTGGGCATGGGCAGTATGTGTGCTCGAAACAAGCATCACCACCGCCAGAATAGGCGCCAGCAGACCGCGAAACATCGAAACCCCCATTGCTGCTTTCACCCCCGAACCGCAGCCACGGTGATATTAATCCACACCCTTCTGGACGATGCAAGCCATAGTTCAGTGCGGCCAGCGCGGAACCATGATAACCTTTCCCGTCCGCGCTAAACTTGATGACGTGTGGTTGAACAAGATCTTCGTCATTCCCGCGACGGCGGAAATCCATACTGGCTGGTCCAAGTAATTCTCACAAGGTGCAGCGACCATGGATTTCCGCCTTCGCGGGATTGACGATGTAGCAATCCCCGATTTCAAACAAAATCGCCAGGCGCTCACCTTCGGCAGGCAAGCAGAAGAGCTTTCTCATCGATTGGGGACGTCACGCTGTCCTACATGCCGCCGATCCACTATGCTCGAAGTCGCTCTTTGACATCGCCGAGAAATCTGACCGCACGCCCCGCCCGGCCCGACACGATCAGGCCGCGTACCGTGTGAACTTGTGTGAACTTCGGCGGCCGACACCGTCGTCCGCGCCGATACCGCGTGAACTTGCGTGAACTTCGCCGATTCGCGAATCGACGACGTCGTTACCGAATTTAGAGCGGCTGCCGGGCGTTCACCCCAGCGCCGTCTTCAGCAGGTCGTTCACCACGCCCGGATTGGCCTTGCCGCCCATCGCCTTCATCGTCTGGCCGACGAAGAAGCCGAACAGCTTGTCCTTGCCGCCGCGATAGTCGGCGACCTTGTCGGCATTGGCCGCCATCACCTCGGCGATCACCTTCTCGATCTCGCCCGTGTCGCTGGTCTGCTTCAGGCCGCGTTCCTCGACCACGGTGCCCGCGCCCTGCCCGGTTTCGAGCATGATCTCGAACACCTGCTTGGCGAGACTGCCCGAAAGCGTGCCGTCCGCGACGAGGCCGAGCAGTTCGGCCGCGCCGTCGGGCGTGATCGGCGAACTGCCGATATCCTTGCCCAGCCGGTTGAGCGCACCGAACAGTTCCGACGTCACCCAGTTCGCCGCCGCGACCGGCTTGGTACCCGTATCCAGCAGCGCATCGAACCAGCGCGCATTCTCCACCTCGGCCGTCAGCACCGCCGCATGATACGGCGTGACGCCCAGCGCCTCGTACCGCGCCCGCTTGGCGTCGGGCAGTTCGGGCAGACTTGCGCGGCATTCGTCGAGAAATGCCTGATCGAGTTCCAGCGGCAACAGATCGGGGTCGGGGAAGTAGCGGTAATCGTGCGCATCTTCCTTCGAGCGCATCGACCGCGTCTCGTTCCGGTCGGGATCGTACAGGCGCGTTTCCTGCACGATCTTGCCGCCGTCCTCGATCACCTCGATCTGGCGCTTGGCCTCCTGCTCGACCACCGCCATCACGAAGCGCACCGAATTGACGTTCTTCGTCTCGGTCCGCGTGCCGAGTTCCGGATCGCCGACCTTGCGCACGCTGACATTGACGTCGGCGCGCATCGAACCCTCTTCCATATTTCCGTCGCACGACCCGACATAGCGCAGGATCGACCTCAGCTTGCGCAGATACGCCCCCGCTTCGGCGGGAGACGCGAGGTCCGGCTTCGACACGATCTCCATCAGCGCCACGCCCGACCGGTTGAGATCGACATAGGATCGCGTCGGATGCTGATCGTGCATCAGCTTGCCGGCATCCTGCTCGACATGGATGCGCTCGACGCCGATCCGCTTGCCGCTCGCGTCCGGATTCTTGTCGTCCAGGCTGATGTCGATCGCGCCCTCGCCGACCAGCGGATGGTACAGCTGGCTGATCTGATAGCCCTGCGGCAGATCGGCATAGAAGTAGTTCTTGCGGTCGAAACGCGACCACGGATTGATCACGGCGTCGATCGCCATGCCGGTGCGCACCGCCTGGCGGATGCACTCGCGGTTCGGCACCGGCAACATCCCCGGCATCGCCGCATCGACCAGCGACACCTGCGTGTTCGGCTCCGCCCCGAAGGCGGTCGCCGCGCCCGAGAACAATTTGGCGTTCGACGTCACCTGCGCGTGCACTTCGAGGCCGACCACGACCTCCCAATCGCCGGTGTTGCCGCGAAGAGTATATGCGCTCACCACCAAGCCTCCGCCCGCGCGGTAAATCCAGCGCGTTCCTCCAATGCCAGACCCGCGTTCAGCACGCCCTGCTCGTCCAGCGCCTTGCCGATGATCTGCAGCCCCAGCGGCAGGTCGTTGGCATCCAGCCCGCCCGGCACGCTCATCGCCGGCAGGCCGGCCAGCGAGGACGGCACGGTGAACACGTCGTTCAGATACATCGCGATCGGATCGGCGCTCTTCTCGCCCAGCGCGAACGCGGCGCTGGGCGCGGTCGGGGTGAGCAGCAGGTCGCAATGCTCCCAAGCCCGGTCGAAATCGCGAGCGATGAGCGCGCGGACCTTCGAGGCCTGCGTGAAATACGCATCGTAGAAACCGGCCGACAAAACGTATGTGCCGATCATGATGCGGCGCTTCACCTCCGGCCCGAAGCCGGCGGCGCGGGTTGCGGCATACATGTCCTGAAGTCCTGCCCCCTCGGGCAGATCGCGCAGGCCGTACCGCACGCCGTCATAGCGGGCGAGGTTCGAGGACGCCTCGGCCGGCGCGATGATGTAATAGGCCGGCAGCGCATATTTGGTGTGCGGCAGCGAAACCTCGACGATCTCCGCGCCGGCATCCTTCGCCCAGGCGATGCCCTGCTGCCACAAGGCGTCGATCTCGGCCGGCATGTTGTCGACGCGATATTCCTTCGGAATCCCGATCCGCTTGCCCTTGAGATCGCCGGACAAACCCGCTTCCCACTTCGGCACGGGCAGGTCGAGCGAGGTCGCGTCCTTGGGATCGAACCCGGCCATCGCCTCCAGCATGATCGCGCAATCCCGCACGTCCCGCGCCATCGGCCCCGCCTGGTCGAGCGACGAGGCGAACGCCACCACGCCCCAGCGCGAGCAGCGGCCATAGGTCGGCTTGATGCCGGAAATACCGACGAACGCGGCCGGCTGGCGGATCGAACCGCCGGTGTCGGTGCCGGTCGCCGCCGGGCACAACCGCGCCGCGATCGCCGCCGAAGACCCACCCGAAGATCCGCCCGGTGCGAGCGCGGCATTGCCGCCGTCGCTCCGCCGCCACGGCGAGATCACGTTGCCGAACGCGCTGGTCTCGTTGGACGATCCCATCGCGAACTGGTCCATGTTCAGCTTGCCGAGCATCCCAGCGCCGGCATCCCACAATTTGCCCGACACGGTGGATTCGTACGGCGGCGTGAAGCCTTCGAGGATCAGGCTGGCGGCGGTCGAGGCCACGCCCTTGGTGCAGAACAGGTCCTTCATGCCGATCGGCACGCCGGCCAATGGCTTTAGCGTCTCGCCGGCGGCACGCGCCGCATCGGCGACCTCGGCGGCGGCCAGCGCATGGTCCGGGGTTTCGACGAGGAAGGCGTTCAACACCTTCGCCTTGGCGACATTGGCGTTGAATGCCTCGGCCACTTCGCGCGCCGAAAACGTGCCATCACGCACGCCGTCCCGAATGGCGGCCACGCCGAGATCGGTCAATTCACTCACAACGACACTCCCGTCACCCCGGCGAAGGCCGGGGCCGCTGCATTCTGGGCACCCGCTGTGCACACCAACGCGGCGATCCCGGCCTGCGCCGGGATGACGATTGGGCGGCTGGCGATGATCATCATTCGATCACCTTCGGCACGGTGAAGAAGCCATGCTCGGCCTGTGGCGCATTCGACAGCACCGCATCGCGCACGCCGCCATCCGTCACGACATCGTCGCGCAGGCGCAGATGGTTGGGGATCACCGCGGTCATCGGCGCAACGTCGCTCGTGTCGACCTCGCCCAACTGCTCGATCCAGCCCATGATGTTGTCGAGTTCCGGCGCGATGCGCGCCGCCTCGTCATCGGTGATCGCGATGCGGGCGAGGCTCGCGATCTTCTTCACGGTTGCGATATCAACTGACATGCAGGCGCGGCTAGCAGAGGGCGCGTTGCCCGCGCAACCTATTCGAACGGTTCGCCCACCGGAACGCCGCCGACGAACACCTGACGCACCGTCACCGGACGCACATCCACCCTGCCCGCCGCCAGCGCCGCCTTGAGGGCCTCGATCTGGGCCTCGTCGATCGGAGCCTTTTCGTTATCGCGCAATTCGCGCCATTTGCCGTCGCGCAGGATGAAGTGCGCCGGACCACAGCGATCGATCCTGATGACCGGAGCCTTGGCCTTGCCGTCCTGCGACCGCAATTCGTCGATGCAGGTGTCGCGCAATGCGATCGCTTCCGCACTGCCGGATGCATACAGCAGAGTGCACCGGTTCTTGTCGTTGGCCGTGCAGGCAGTCCAGTCGGTCAGCAGTTTGCGCAGGTCCTCCGGAACCGGCACCGCGCGTGGCAAGACGCGGAGCCGTTTCGTGAGTTGGTCCGCACTTCTGATCTGCGCGCCGACGTCGAAGAGTTCGTAGCGATTGGTCTTGGTCGAGGCCGCCACCGCCCGCGCCTTGATCGCCGCGTTGCTCGATGCCGTCAGCCGCTTGAGCGCGAGCTTGCCGGCATCGCCGAAATCGAACGCCAGTGCCGCCCAGTCGAACTTGTCCGGCGCGATCCGCCCGCTCTCCAGTCGCGCGACCTGATCGCGGGTCGATAGCGCGTTGAAGCTCAGCAGCGGCGTCGCGAGGAACAAGGCCAGCCCCGCCACGACGAAGGCCAGACGCAAATTGGCCGGGCGTGCACGGTCCGCCCAACGCGCTCGCCCGAGCAGGAGCGACACGAAATAGGCCAGTCCGTAAGCGCAGGCCAAAATCACGAAGGTCAGCGCCCAAAGCCGATCGGGCGTCAGGCCATATTGTCCGATGCGCAACCCGGTCGCGATCGCGGCGATTGTCGCCAAGGGCAGAATCGCCAGCGCCAGCGTCATCGCACCCCAGCGCAACACCGGGTTGTGCAATTCCTCGTCCGCGCCGTTGCCGATCACGGCATTGGCGAGGATCAGCGCGCCGATCACGCACCCCAGCAGGATCGGCGTCGTCGCCCGCGTCGCTTCCCACAGCGTGCCGAGCCCGGTGAACGGAAGCGAGACCAGGAACACCAGCAGCCCCACCCCCAGCACCGGCGCCAGCACGCCCAGCACCGCCGTCACCACCCGCTGCAACAGCCGCACCACCCGGTCGCGCTCGCGGAACAGGCCCAGCGCCCCGCCGAACGCCGCGCCGAACAAGGCGGCATCGAACCAATAGTGCCGCAGCAGGTCGCGCAGGAAATGCAGTCCGATCAGATCGAACAAGGCGGCCAGCAACAGCGTCAGCGCGAAGACGACGCCCGTGAAGGCCCAGCACGCGCACCACAAGACGACGTTCGTCCAGGCGTGGCCGTGAACCTCGACATAGGGAAATCGCGCCGCACCCTCGTCCCGCGCAGTCTGGAACAGCGGCACGAGGATCGCCAGCGCCAACACCAGGCTGGCGCTGCGCCAGTCGGAGAAGAACCCCCAGCCCGGCTCGCCATTCCAGTAGAACACCAGTCCGGCGACCAGCCCGATCGCGGCGGCGAAGCCGATCGCCCAGCTGATCCGCACCCGTTCGAGCGAGAAGCCGATCGCGGCCGCCGACCCCGCAATGCCGATCGCCAGCGCGACGCGCCACGCCGGCAGGGTCACCGGCGACCAGAAATATCCGTCGGCCCGGTGGATCAATTGCTGGACCAGTACCGCCGCCACGATCCCGATCCCCGCCAGGATGAACGGCCGCGCGCGCCAGCTCTCCGCGGCCTCCGCGTCTCGCGTGTCGAAATCGCCCATCGCATCGCTCTCCCCGTCCACGCCAAGACAACCCCCGTCCGATCGCGATTGCAAGCGCTGCATCGATGCTGCACGGAATCAACATTTGCCGCTCGGAGCGCTATGTTGCAGCGCACAACGGAGTTCGACGCTTGGCCCGGAAGTTCCTCTATGCCTTTGCCTGTCTCATCGTGCTGACGGTCGGCGCCGCCTTCGCCTATCGGCTGTGGGGGGTGGAGATCATCCGCTGGTGGGCGGTGCCCTCGGCTCGATTCGAGGCGCAGGACCCGGTTGCGGCCAATGCCTATGCCGACGCCAAGATGTGGCTGGCCCATCCCGGCCGGCGCGACGATGCCGCGCGCTGGACGCCACCGGGCTATAAGCCGGTCGCGAATGCGCCGGCGGCGGTATTCTACGTCCACCCCACCTCGTTCCTCGGCACCGCGCACTGGAATGCGAAGCTCGACGATGCCGAAAGCAATGCCCGCGCCGAACTGTTCCTGCGGGGCCAGGCGACGGCCTTCAACGCCAGCGGCGCGATCTGGGCACCGCGCTACCGTCAGGCGACGTTCGGCGCGTTCCTGACCGACGCCAATGCCGCGAAACAGGCGCTGGACCTCGCATACGGAGACATTTCGGCGGCGTTCGACCAGTTCGTGAAGGAGGCCGGCGACCGCCCGATCGTCCTCGCGGGACATAGCCAGGGGGCGTTGCACCTCACCCGGCTGCTGCGCGAGAAGATCGCCGGCACGCCGTTGGCCAAGCGGATCGTCGCGGCGTATGTCGTCGGCTGGCCGATCTCGCGCACCACCGATCTGGCGGCGCTCGGCCTGCCGGAATGCATGAGCGCCGATCAGGCCGGCTGCATCCTGTCGTGGCAGAGCTTCGCCGAACCGGCCGACCCGACGATGATCCTCGAGCAATACGACAAGACGGCCGGTTTCGACGGAAAGCCGCGCAACGGCACGCCGATGGTCTGCACCAACCCGCTCACCGGCACCGCGAATGCCACCGCGCCGGCCCAGGCCAATCTCGGCACGCTGATCCCGTCGGCCGCGCTCGATACGGCCCAGGTTCAGCCTGGCGCCGTCCCGGCCCGTTGCGATCCGCGCGGCTTCCTGCTGATCGGCGAGCCGCCCGCAATGGGCAATTACGTGCTGCCGGGCAACAACTACCACGTCTACGACTACAGCCTGTTCTGGACGAACGTCCGCGCCGATGTCGCGCGGCGACTGGCGGCATTTGGGAAGCGCGGATGATCACCACCGACCGTCTGCCCTTCCACGCCGCCCTGCCCGGCGCCGGCCGCCTGATCGGCCTCGACGTCGGTACCAAGACGATCGGCACCGCGCTGTGCGACGCCGGCTGGAGCTTCGCCTCGCCCGCCGTCCTGATCCGCCGCACCAAATTCCAGAAGGACAAGACCGCCCTCGCCCAGCTGATCGCCGAACAGCGCGTGGTCGGCATCGTCGTCGGCCTTCCCCTCCACCTCGACGGCAGCGAAAGCCCGCGCAGCCAGTCGACCCGCGCCTTCGCCCGCAATCTGGAGGACATGGCGCTGCCGATCCTGCTGTGGGACGAACGCTGGTCGACCCAGGCCGTCACCCGCACGCTGATCGAACAGGATGCCAGCCGCGCCAAACGCGCCGAACTGGTCGACAAGATGGCCGCCGCCTACATCCTGCAGGGCGCGATCGACGCGCTGGTGGCGATCGCCTGACGCAGGCCTTGCGCGCGCCGCCACGCGCCGTTACCGCACCCCTTTAATGCCAGCATCGGATCACAGCCCCGCGACGCTCCTGCCCGGCAGCGCCGTCTTCCCGCACCGGCATCTGACCGGCATCGCGGGATTGATGCCGCACGAGATCACCTTCCTGCTCGACGAGGCCGAGCAATGGGTCGAGGCCAACCGCGCCAAGAAGCGCGACAAGCGCCTGCGTGGCCTCACGCAGATCAACGCCTTCTTCGAGAATTCCACCCGCACGCTGCTGTCGTTCGAGATCGCCGGCAAGCGGCTGCGCGCCGACGTCGTCAACATGCACGCCGCCCAGTCGAGCGTGAAGAAGGGCGAGACGCTGATCGATACGGCGATGACGTTGAACGCGATGCGCGCCGACGTGATCGTCATCCGGCACGGATCGTCGGGCGCGGTGCGGCTGATCGCCGACAAGGTCGATTGCCCGGTGTTGAACGCTGGCGACGGCGCGCACGAACACCCCACGCAGGCCTTGCTCGACGCGCTGACGATCCGCCGCCGTCGCGGCAGCATCCACAATCAGCGCGTGGTGATCTGCGGCGATCTGCTGCACAGCCGCGTCGCGCGGTCGAACATTCTCGCGCTCACCGCGCTTGCCGCCGAGGTGCGGGTGTGCGCGCCCTCCACGCTGATGCCGGCCGGGATCGAGCGGATGGGCGTCACCCCATTCACCGATTTCGACGCCGCGCTGGAGGGTGCCGACGTGGTGATGATGCTGCGCCTGCAGAACGAGCGCATGGCCGGCGGCTTCGTCCCCTCCAACCGCGAATTCCACCTCCGCTACGGCCTGACCCTGAAGCGCCTCGCCAAGGCCCGGCCCGGCGCGCTGGTGATGCATCCCGGCCCGATGAACCGCGGCGTCGAGATCGACAGCGCCGTCGCCGATCATGTCGATCAATCCGCGATCACCGAACAGGTCGAAATGGGCGTCGCGGTGCGCATGGCTTGCCTCGACGTGCTGACCCGCCGCGCGCGTGGCGTGAAGGGCTGGGCATGATCCGCGACGTCGCCCTGCTCAACGCCGATCTCGTATGCCCCACCGGCGGGAGCAGCACGGGCGGCGTGCTCGTGCTCGACGGAGTCATCGCCGCGACCGGCGTGTTCGAACTGCCCGACGGCGTCGCGACGATCGACTGCAAGGGCAAGACGCTCGCCCCCGCGATCGTCGATCTCGGCGTATTCACGATCGACATTCCCGCCTTCCACGCCGGCGGCGTCGTCCGCGTCGGGCTGATGCCGGATCAGACGCCGGTGCTCGACGAACCGGGCGTGGTGCAGCGCGCGGCGCTGATCGGCCGGCCGGGCCTGTGGATCCACCCGATCGCGGCGGCGACCCGTGCGCTGGCCGGCAAGGATCTGGCCGAAATGGCGATGAACGCGGCGGCGGGCGCGAAGGCGGTCGGCACTGGCGAACGCTGGATCGCGGACTCGGGCGTGATGCGCAAGGTGCTGGCCTATGCCGGCGATCTCGGGCTCACCGTGATCGCGCAGGCCGAAGATGCCGGCATCCTGGGCAATGCCGTCGCGACGGCGGGCGAGACGGCGACCCGGATGGGCCTGCCCTCCGCCCCCGCCCTCGCCGAGCCGCTGGCCATCGCGCGCGACCTGATGCTGGCCGAGGAGACGGGCGCGAAGCTGCATTTCCGCCAGGTGACCACGGCCGCCGGTTTCGACCTGATCCGCGCGGCCAAAAGGCGTGGCGTCCACGTCACCTGCGGCATCACGCCGGCGCATCTGTTGCTGTCGGACATCGCGATGACCGACTTCCGCACCTTCTCGCATGTGTCGCCGCCGCTGCGCGACGAAAGCGATCGTCAGGCGTGCCTCGCCGCCCTGGCCGACGGAACGATCGATGTGCTGTGTTCGGGCCACGACCCGCGCGGGCCGGAGGAGAAGCGCCTGCCGTTCGCGGATTCGGCCAATGGCATGGCCGGCGCGGGGACTCTGCTCGCGCTTTCGCTGGGTATGGTCCGCGATGGCCTGATCACCGTGGAACGGCTGGTGACGATGCTGTCGGCCACGCCGGCGCGCATCATGGGTCTCGAAACCGGCACGCTGGCAGTGGGCATGCCCGCCGATCTGATGCTGTTCGATGCCGGTGCGCCGTGGCTGATCGACGGCGACAAGATGGTCGCGTTGGCCGGCAACACGC from Sphingomonas sp. Leaf357 carries:
- a CDS encoding M48 family metallopeptidase — its product is MAACLAATPPAFAKGDAIPALPTYTAAYEPQGVDERGLWMQMDEAERALRDSKAVINDPGLVQYVRDVVCRTVGEDRCRTVRVYILRDASFNASMAPNGMMLVHTGLLLRARSEAELAAILGHEFAHFELRHSLNGFKQRRTATDIFEWAGVVVSGAVAVGGRGAYQVARAARSVQMSAVRSIFSNSREQERQADRLSMAYLRTSPYDPQCFSQIWSRLMDEADATAHGRRQRSRRYDKVSFFATHPTDLERATYLREIADGMNKSGADAAERYRTALTAWHPQLLADQIRLNDFEGTDYLLTGLARDRWTASLLFARGELYRTRGHPRDLVSAVSFYRDAIAQDATNAEAYRGMGLAQLRSRDPQAAETLKKYLAMKPDASDNAMISTLLQ
- the gatB gene encoding Asp-tRNA(Asn)/Glu-tRNA(Gln) amidotransferase subunit GatB, giving the protein MVVSAYTLRGNTGDWEVVVGLEVHAQVTSNAKLFSGAATAFGAEPNTQVSLVDAAMPGMLPVPNRECIRQAVRTGMAIDAVINPWSRFDRKNYFYADLPQGYQISQLYHPLVGEGAIDISLDDKNPDASGKRIGVERIHVEQDAGKLMHDQHPTRSYVDLNRSGVALMEIVSKPDLASPAEAGAYLRKLRSILRYVGSCDGNMEEGSMRADVNVSVRKVGDPELGTRTETKNVNSVRFVMAVVEQEAKRQIEVIEDGGKIVQETRLYDPDRNETRSMRSKEDAHDYRYFPDPDLLPLELDQAFLDECRASLPELPDAKRARYEALGVTPYHAAVLTAEVENARWFDALLDTGTKPVAAANWVTSELFGALNRLGKDIGSSPITPDGAAELLGLVADGTLSGSLAKQVFEIMLETGQGAGTVVEERGLKQTSDTGEIEKVIAEVMAANADKVADYRGGKDKLFGFFVGQTMKAMGGKANPGVVNDLLKTALG
- the gatA gene encoding Asp-tRNA(Asn)/Glu-tRNA(Gln) amidotransferase subunit GatA, with the protein product MSELTDLGVAAIRDGVRDGTFSAREVAEAFNANVAKAKVLNAFLVETPDHALAAAEVADAARAAGETLKPLAGVPIGMKDLFCTKGVASTAASLILEGFTPPYESTVSGKLWDAGAGMLGKLNMDQFAMGSSNETSAFGNVISPWRRSDGGNAALAPGGSSGGSSAAIAARLCPAATGTDTGGSIRQPAAFVGISGIKPTYGRCSRWGVVAFASSLDQAGPMARDVRDCAIMLEAMAGFDPKDATSLDLPVPKWEAGLSGDLKGKRIGIPKEYRVDNMPAEIDALWQQGIAWAKDAGAEIVEVSLPHTKYALPAYYIIAPAEASSNLARYDGVRYGLRDLPEGAGLQDMYAATRAAGFGPEVKRRIMIGTYVLSAGFYDAYFTQASKVRALIARDFDRAWEHCDLLLTPTAPSAAFALGEKSADPIAMYLNDVFTVPSSLAGLPAMSVPGGLDANDLPLGLQIIGKALDEQGVLNAGLALEERAGFTARAEAWW
- the gatC gene encoding Asp-tRNA(Asn)/Glu-tRNA(Gln) amidotransferase subunit GatC, producing MSVDIATVKKIASLARIAITDDEAARIAPELDNIMGWIEQLGEVDTSDVAPMTAVIPNHLRLRDDVVTDGGVRDAVLSNAPQAEHGFFTVPKVIE
- a CDS encoding DUF4153 domain-containing protein; the encoded protein is MDGESDAMGDFDTRDAEAAESWRARPFILAGIGIVAAVLVQQLIHRADGYFWSPVTLPAWRVALAIGIAGSAAAIGFSLERVRISWAIGFAAAIGLVAGLVFYWNGEPGWGFFSDWRSASLVLALAILVPLFQTARDEGAARFPYVEVHGHAWTNVVLWCACWAFTGVVFALTLLLAALFDLIGLHFLRDLLRHYWFDAALFGAAFGGALGLFRERDRVVRLLQRVVTAVLGVLAPVLGVGLLVFLVSLPFTGLGTLWEATRATTPILLGCVIGALILANAVIGNGADEELHNPVLRWGAMTLALAILPLATIAAIATGLRIGQYGLTPDRLWALTFVILACAYGLAYFVSLLLGRARWADRARPANLRLAFVVAGLALFLATPLLSFNALSTRDQVARLESGRIAPDKFDWAALAFDFGDAGKLALKRLTASSNAAIKARAVAASTKTNRYELFDVGAQIRSADQLTKRLRVLPRAVPVPEDLRKLLTDWTACTANDKNRCTLLYASGSAEAIALRDTCIDELRSQDGKAKAPVIRIDRCGPAHFILRDGKWRELRDNEKAPIDEAQIEALKAALAAGRVDVRPVTVRQVFVGGVPVGEPFE
- a CDS encoding DUF3089 domain-containing protein — encoded protein: MARKFLYAFACLIVLTVGAAFAYRLWGVEIIRWWAVPSARFEAQDPVAANAYADAKMWLAHPGRRDDAARWTPPGYKPVANAPAAVFYVHPTSFLGTAHWNAKLDDAESNARAELFLRGQATAFNASGAIWAPRYRQATFGAFLTDANAAKQALDLAYGDISAAFDQFVKEAGDRPIVLAGHSQGALHLTRLLREKIAGTPLAKRIVAAYVVGWPISRTTDLAALGLPECMSADQAGCILSWQSFAEPADPTMILEQYDKTAGFDGKPRNGTPMVCTNPLTGTANATAPAQANLGTLIPSAALDTAQVQPGAVPARCDPRGFLLIGEPPAMGNYVLPGNNYHVYDYSLFWTNVRADVARRLAAFGKRG
- the ruvX gene encoding Holliday junction resolvase RuvX; protein product: MITTDRLPFHAALPGAGRLIGLDVGTKTIGTALCDAGWSFASPAVLIRRTKFQKDKTALAQLIAEQRVVGIVVGLPLHLDGSESPRSQSTRAFARNLEDMALPILLWDERWSTQAVTRTLIEQDASRAKRAELVDKMAAAYILQGAIDALVAIA
- a CDS encoding aspartate carbamoyltransferase catalytic subunit; this translates as MPASDHSPATLLPGSAVFPHRHLTGIAGLMPHEITFLLDEAEQWVEANRAKKRDKRLRGLTQINAFFENSTRTLLSFEIAGKRLRADVVNMHAAQSSVKKGETLIDTAMTLNAMRADVIVIRHGSSGAVRLIADKVDCPVLNAGDGAHEHPTQALLDALTIRRRRGSIHNQRVVICGDLLHSRVARSNILALTALAAEVRVCAPSTLMPAGIERMGVTPFTDFDAALEGADVVMMLRLQNERMAGGFVPSNREFHLRYGLTLKRLAKARPGALVMHPGPMNRGVEIDSAVADHVDQSAITEQVEMGVAVRMACLDVLTRRARGVKGWA
- a CDS encoding dihydroorotase, yielding MIRDVALLNADLVCPTGGSSTGGVLVLDGVIAATGVFELPDGVATIDCKGKTLAPAIVDLGVFTIDIPAFHAGGVVRVGLMPDQTPVLDEPGVVQRAALIGRPGLWIHPIAAATRALAGKDLAEMAMNAAAGAKAVGTGERWIADSGVMRKVLAYAGDLGLTVIAQAEDAGILGNAVATAGETATRMGLPSAPALAEPLAIARDLMLAEETGAKLHFRQVTTAAGFDLIRAAKRRGVHVTCGITPAHLLLSDIAMTDFRTFSHVSPPLRDESDRQACLAALADGTIDVLCSGHDPRGPEEKRLPFADSANGMAGAGTLLALSLGMVRDGLITVERLVTMLSATPARIMGLETGTLAVGMPADLMLFDAGAPWLIDGDKMVALAGNTPFDGLPVQGKVLRLWKGGTALI